The Alphaproteobacteria bacterium CG11_big_fil_rev_8_21_14_0_20_39_49 sequence TTTTTCAATCCAACCACCGTTTTCATTCTCACAGTTTCGGCATGATTGAATTATACGTGTATCATTTGAGTATAGTTTATTTTTTGGATGTGAGCTATTAAGCTGTATTGTACTTGCAATGCCATCTAGTTTTTTTACTTCAACAGCATCGCTATTTTTTATGATAAAATCAGGAGGATTATTTTGGTTGCCATAATATGAGAATTCGTCACTGTATCTTTCCTTTATAAGGCTTATATTGCTTTCACCAATTGTGTTGCAAAAAGAATCCTTTATGTATTCCTCCAAAGCATCACCCATGTTGTTAGCACGGTTTAAGCTTTTATAGACTTTTTTTAACTCTCGTTTGTCACTAGTTAAAATATTATAAATTGCTTTTAGAATATTGGTGGTCATATTTAAAAACTATCTTTTTATTAACTGAAAATTTAAATATCTTTAACACTATATGCAATCTCCATATATAAACTAATAATTTGCTTTTATTAAGTCAAATATGTATAAATGCATGACTTAACGTCATGCCGAACTTTTTAGATTATTGAGTATGAGTCATAAATTACAGCCCGTAAGAGGAACTAAGGATATCCTGAGCGATGAGTTCAGGGTATTTAGCCATGTGCAAAAAACCGCAAGAAAAGTCAGTTCCCTGTATGGCTTTAAGGAAATATCTACACCTATTTTTGAATTTACGGAAGTTTTTGCCAAAACTCTCGGTGAAGAATCCGATGTTGTCGGCAAGGAAATGTATGTTTTTGAAGACAGGGGGGGTGAGAGCATAACGCTACGCCCTGAATTTACGGCGGGTATCGCAAGAGCTTTCATATCGGGCGGTTTAACTAATCAATTGCCTTTGAAGCTGTTTTCTACCGGTCCGCTCTTCAGGTATGAGCGTCCGCAAAAAGGCAGGCAGCGTCAGTTCCACCAGATAAATTTCGAGATGCTTGGCGTTGCCGACTATACGTCCGACGTTGAGGTTATATCAATGGCAGCTCATATTTTAGAAGCACTTGGCGTATCCGATAAAATAAAATTAGAGATAAATTCGCTGGGTGATAAAGAATCACGTGAGAAATACCGTGATGCTCTGGTTGACTACTTAAATGATTATAAGAATGACCTTTCGGACGATTCAAAGATACGTCTGGAGAAAAACCCTATGCGTATTTTGGATTCAAAAGATGATGGTGATAAGAAGATAGTGGAAAATGCACCCTCAATTTCAGAATATTATAGCAATGAGGCAGCGGAATTTTTCGCTAATGTTAAAAGCGGACTTGAAAGTCTGGGTGTGAGTTACAGTGTAAATAGCCGTTTGGTAAGAGGGCTTGATTATTATTGCCATACTGCATTTGAATTTACAACCGATGCTTTGGGTTCTCAAAACGCAGTCCTTGCAGGCGGAAGGTATGACGGGCTTATTTCAATGATGGGTGGGGCGGATACTCCGGCGGTTGGTTTTGCAGGAGGAGTTGAGCGTCTTGTTGCCTTGTTCGGTAAAGAAATTCCCGATATAAGACCTGTAGTTCTTATACCTATCGGTGAAAAAGCTGAAAAGCAGGCTGCTTTATTAGCTGGCGTTTTACGAAAAGAAGGAATATATATCGAACTTGGATATTCCGGAAATGTAAAAAAACGTATGAAGAGGGCTAACGGTATGAATGCTAAGGCTGCCGTTATTTTCGGTGATGACGAAATCGCCGCTAAGGTTGCTAAGGTAAAGGACTTTGATAGCGGTGAAGAAGTGGATATATCCGTGGATAAGTTGGTGGATAAGTTGAAAAGCGTTTAAATTAATAAGGAATTGTACGTTTAATGGTTGAGTCGTTAGAATTAGTTTTTTGTCATGCTGAATTTATTTCAGCATCTCATTTTACCTAGAAAAGACCCTGAAACAAGTTCATCGGTGACAAATCAACAATTGAACGTACAATTCAGAATAAAATAAGACACCCAAAAAGGTGTTCAGGGTGAAAAAAATCGGTAATATAAGAATATGGAATTTAAAGAAAAGTTAGAAAATATAATAAAACAACATCAGGATCTTGAGCAGAAAATAGCAGACCCTTCCGCTATGAATCAGCAGGAGTTTGCAAAACTTTCAAAAGAATATTCCGATAGGGTGCATGTAGTTGAGCTTGCTAAAGAATATATAATTGCTTTTAAAGAGCAGGAAGATTTGAAAGAGATGCTGGAAGACCCTGAAATGAAGGATATGGCAGAAGAAGAACTTTATGATATAAGAAAGAAGCTGCCTAAACTTGAAAAGCAGATAAAGATTGCGTTGCTGCCCAAAGATAAGGCGGATAGTAAAAACGCTATTTTGGAAATAAGGGCAGGAACAGGAGGGGAGGAAGCCGCTTTATTCGCCGGTAACCTGTTTCGCATGTATCAGCGTTATTCTGAAAAACGCGGCTGGCAAATGGAAATATTGTCAATGTCCGAAACCGGTATAGGTGGTGTTAAGGAAGCTTCCGCAAATATTATAGGCAAAGATGTATTCGCACGTATGAAGTTTGAATCGGGCGTGCATAGGGTGCAACGTGTTCCTGAAACCGAAACAAGCGGAAGGGTGCATACTTCGGCCGCAACGGTAGCAGTGCTGCCGGAGGCAGAGGATGTAGATGTTAAGATAGAAGAAAAAGACTTGCGTATAGACGTTTTCAGAGCAAGCGGTCCGGGTGGACAGTCGGTAAATACAACAGATAGTGCCGTGCGTATTACCCACATTCCTACGGGTATAGTTGTTTCGCAGCAAGATGAAAAATCACAGCATAAGAACCGTGCCAAGGCAATGAAAGTGCTGATGGCAAGAATATATGATATGGAGCGTGCAAAAGTCGATGCCGCAAGAGCCGCTGACAGAAAAAGTCAGGTAGGCACAGGTGACCGTTCCGAAAGGATAAGGACATATAACTATCCGCAAGGCAGGGTTTCCGACCACCGTATCAACCTGACATTATATAAGATACATGAAATTGTCGAAGGCGGTGAACTCGATGAGGTAATTGACGCACTGATATCCGAAGATCAGGCGGAAAGATTGGCTACTGCTGTTTAGAGATATTATCTAAGATGTTCTATTTGTTCTCCGCGAGTTATATCTTTGTAATCGCTAATTTTGTTTAATATCTGTATCTCAGGCATTTGTTGTATTTCTTCAAGGCTTTTGTTATTACTTTCATCGGATTGAACTTGTTCAATAAAATAAATACTCATGTCGTTTATCCTTTTTGCATCAATCTTATCCGCTCGTCTTGACATTATTATTTTATCAGAATTATTTCTGTTATATATGGCTCCTAACGGATCAACTACCGACTCTGATAATGCTTTTAAGTCTTTCATGAAATTTAGTTCCTCTTTGCCATACTGTAAGCCTTGTTTTTTGTTTTCTATAGCATTTATAATGCAAACGTCATTATAGGGTTTTATATCGGCTTCGTATATATCAAGTATCTTGGTACGCAAGGCTATTAGCTCAGACATTTTTTTTCTAGAGCCGACTCCTAGCCCTTCAGAGTTATTATATCTTTTTGACATCTTATTTATCAGCTTATTATGTTATGCAGGCAGCATTTCATTGCTATTATTGTAGCATAATAATGTCGTTTTGTCAAATTTAGGGGGTAACCTAACCTAACCGAACTTAATACCTTGAGCCAGTTGAGGAGCTTCCTGTCCGTAATAAGTAGTGCTTGTCTGACGACGCATATAGGCTTTCCATGAGTCTGAACCCGATTCACGTCCGCCTCCGGTTTCTTTTTCGCCTCCGAATGCTCCGCCTATTTCCGCACCTGATGTGCCTATATTTACATTGGCAATACCGCAATCGCTATATTGCTTGAAAATCTCGGCTTCACGTAAATCATTAGTGAATATTGCAGATGATAAACCTTGCGGTACATCATTTTGCATTTTTATTGCACCGCACAAATCGTCAAAAGGCATTACATATAAAATTGGGGCGAATGTCTCTTTCTTAACAATGTCCTCCTGCTCTTTTATCATAACAAGTGCAGGCTCTACATAATATGCATTGGGGAATTTCTTCTCTAATATCCTTTTGCCTCCGACAATTTTAGCGTCTTTATAATTACGCACGATATTCAGGCTGTTCTGTATATTATTAAATGCCTCTTCATCAATTAACGGTCCTATTAGAGTGCCGTCTTTCAAAGGATTGCCTACTTTTTTCGGCAATCCTGAATAGGCAACCCTTAATTTTTCAAAGAATTTGTTATATATATCGTTATGGACAAATACACGCCTTGTTGATGTGCAACGCTGACCTGCCGTACCTACCGCACCAAATAATATTGACGGCAACGCTACATCAAAATCAGCGGAGGGGGTAACTATAACAGCATTATTACCGCCTAATTCCAATATTGATTTACCCATTCTTGATGCAGCATGCTGACCTACAACCTTGCCCATCGCACTGCTTCCTGTGGCACTTATTAAAGGAATGCGGCTGTCATTTACTATCTGTTCTCCGATATTGGCAAAACCTAGCACCACTTGCGAGATGTCTTTATGTTCTTCCATACCTGATTTTTTTAGGGCGTTTTGGAAAACAGCCTGACAGGCAAGGGCGGTAAGAGGGGTTTTTTCAGAGGGTTTCCAGATAACCGAGTCACCGCAGATAATTGCAATCGCAGTATTCCAAGCCCATACGGCAACGGGGAAATTAAACGCACTGATGATTCCAACAGGACCAAGGGGAAGCCAGTTTTCATGCATAACGTGCATTGGGCGTTCTGACGGAAGGGTAAGTCCGCCTATCCGGCGTGAAAGACCGACGGCAAAATCACAGATATCTATCATTTCCTGAACTTCACCCAGACCTTCCTGTAATATCTTTCCGCACTCCATAGTAACTAGTTCTGCCAGATTCTCTTTATTTTCCCTTAGCTCGTTACCGAAGCATCTGATAATCTCCCCACGTTTCGGAGCAGGCACATCACGCCATTTTTCAAATGCAGTTACAGACTTTGCTATCTTTTCATCGGCGGTTTGATGGTCGTCGGCATGGATACTTGCAAGATGGCTTCCGTCAATCGGCGAATATACTTCTATATCACGCCCCTTAAAGTCATCTAGTTTCACACCCAATTCTTTCAAAGTTTTTTTAGCGTTCATTTTGCCCCCTAAAGATATTTGTACCTTAATCCTATAGCAAGATACTATATATTTTATATCTAATCCAGTGCATTATGGGACGTAGTTCGGCTATATGGTCGGGGAAGAATCCTTACCTTCGTTTTGACGTTCAGCTATTTCGTGAGGTCTTAACGCTTTGGGTTTTACTAATCGGGTGTATCCGGGCGGATTTTTTTGAATTGAATCCGTAAAAAAAGGCATAGTTTTTTGTTCAACAGGTGATGCGGTAACCGTTCTAAAGCTAGTGGCATATGTTTCATTTGTCGGTTGCATGGCTGCTTCACCTAAATTAAAAGCCGGTATGACAGGCTGGCATGTTAAAGCGGTTAACTCTTTGCTGCATGGTGTTGATGCATCTGTGTTCGGTGTACCATTTACAGATGGCGACAAGTCCGGATTTTGTCTTCCGTCTGCGGGGAGCATTTGAGCTAAAATTCTTGGCGAAATCACATTTTCTGGTGTGATAGACCTGTTTTCATCGTTATCCATATAATATAACTCCATAATTTAAGAGTTATATTATATCATAATTTTATTAAAAAGTTAACTATTTGCTGTAATTGCGTCATCGCCCGAGTTTCCGTAGGAAGCTATAGGGCGATATCATGAGATTACCCTATAATTTGCTTCGCAAATTCGGGTAATAACGTAATGACGGGCGTAATTATATACTTAATTTACTATAATTAAGAGGCAAGCTTCTGTACCGAAACATAATCTGTCTTACCTGTGCCAAGTAGCGGAACTTTATCAACTATCTTAATTGTTTTGGGAACAGAGAGTTCGCCTATTCCTTGTTTTTTTGCATAGGCTGAAATGTCGGCACGCTCTGCATCGGTCTTATCGGTTACTAAAACCAGTGCTTCCCCTTTTTTTGCATCGGGGATACTGACTACCGCATGATGGTTATAAGCCCATAATTTTGAAAGATATGTTTCAACTGCCGTCAGAGATACCATCTCACCGGCTATTTTGGCAAAACGCTTGGCACGCCCCTTAATGGTTATATATCCCTCATCGTCCATTGATACGATATCGCCCGTATCATAATAACCGTCTTCGGGAGGAATAAGCTTACCGGGAGTTTTACTTAGCAGATATCCTTTCATGATATTAGCCCCTTTTACTATCAGCTTGCCGCCTTCTTCAATGCCCGGCACATCTTCGAGTTTATACTCAATTGCAGGCAATAGCCTGCCGACAGTTCCCGGCTTGTTGTGCATGGGGGTGTTGGTAGAAAGGGCAGGGGAGGTTTCGGTTGCCCCGTATCCTTCAAATATCCTGACACCATATTTTTCCGCCCATAGCCTTCTGGTTTCTTCCTTTAATTTTTCTGCACCTGCAAATACGTAGCGGACGGAATAAAAGTCGTAGTTATTTGCAAATCTTGCGTAACCCGATAAGAAAGTATCCGTTCCGAACATAATAGTAGCATTGGTGTCGTATATCAGTTCGGGTACTATACGGTAGTGCAGAGGGGAAGGATAAAAGAATGTACGGATACCTGAAAGTAAAGGTAATAATGTTCCGCCTGTCAAACCGAATGAATGGAAAATAGGCAATGCGTTAAATACGATATCGGTAGGACCAAAATCTACACGGGACGCAAGCTGATAGCGGTTTGCCTGAATGTTCTCATGTGATAGCACAACACCTTTGGGCGTTCCTTCCGAGCCTGATGTAAATAAAACAACGGCAGGTTTCTGATAGGCGTTTTTCTCAGGCTTATAAAAGGCAGAGGGGAATAATCCCTTACAAAATCCTGTCAATTTATCAAAGATATTAACTTCTCCCGCTATATCTTCTAAATAAATTACTTTAATCTTTTGCTTTTTTGCAGCTTCAACTATGCCTTCGAGCTTACCCATAGTTACGAAGCGTTTCGATGTGTAGATTGTTTTAATCTTTGCTGTTTTACATGCGGAAATAAGGTTTTTTTCTCCTGTGGAAAAGTTAAGCATTGCCGGAACTCTGCCAATATATTGCAACGCAAAAAAAGTTACTATAGATGTGACCATGTTAGGTAGCATTACGCCTACATATTCACCTTTCTTGGTATTTTGGGCTATTTTATCCCCAAGTATAAAGCAGCGTGTGATAAGTGAGCCGTAATTTATCGGTTTTCTCAAGGCATCTTCGGCTATTATATGCCTACGTCCGTGAATATGTGACTGGTCAATTACCGATCGGAACAATGTTCTTTTGTAATCGGAGCTATCAAAAAGCATTTGGCTCATAAGGTCATAAAGTTTGATGCCTGCGGCATGACGGCGTTTTCTACCCTTTATTTCAGCATCTATATCAAAGGTTCTAGGTTCTAATATTGTTACTGTTATTTTAGGGAATAGTTTTATACGGACTTTTCCTTTTAAACGTGAGAACGGTGTGTATTGTGCGCCGTCAATGCGTACGGGAAGTATTTTTGCGTTAGACTTATCCGCAATCATACCGGGACCTTCATACACTTTCATTAATGAGCCTGTAACGGTAATTCTGCCTTCAGGGAAAATCATACATTTTTTGTCTTTCCTTATCTCGTTTATCATGGCTTTTGTTGCCATGGGGTTGGTTGGGTCAAGCGGGAAGTTTTTAACCAGTTTTAAAAACGGCTTGAAATACCATTTTTGGGCAATAAAGCGGTTTACCGCAAATAGGGGTCTTTGCGGCATGAAAAGATATATCAATGCGGCATCAATAAATGATAGATGGTTGGCAACTATTAAAACCCTGTCACCTGCTTTTTCAAAATTTTCCAGACCCTTAACCTCTACATTGTAGAAAAATTTGAAAAGTTTACGCATTATTGTTCTCATTTTACTTTCTCCTTTTTAAACAACTTTGTCCAAAGCTTTATAAATACCCATATTAATATTGCTGAAAATAGTATTATCAGGTTTATAAAAGCTATATGTACTATGCCTAGTACTAAATTAGTGGAAAACAGATACCATTCTTTGGGGCATGTTTTCCATGGTGTCTCTATAGATAGTAATTCCCCCGTAGATATGTATGACAGCATAGCAATCCAAATAGAATCTAAAGGAAATACGGTAATTATTTTTAATATAACGGCTATTTTTAGTGCTTTATAAAATGTTTTTTTATTATTCTTTATATTCGTGAAGAATGATGTTGATGTAAGTAAGCTATAAAAAATAATCGATAATATTATAAAAAATATAACTATATATGTCTGTAGATTGCATAAACTATGCCTGCTTATTAATGTCAAAAACATATATGGCAAGGAATAAACCGATACCAGGATACTCCATATTTTTAAGTTTTTTTTGAAATTGTGCAATTTAACTAGCATTTTTCTTTCCTTCATATTTTTAAGTTTTTTTTGAAAGTATGCAATTTAACCGGCATTTTTCTTTCCTTTAAAAATCAGAAGCCATATTCTTATTATTCCCCAAATTAAAAATGCTACGAATAATAAAAATAAGCTCATTATTACAGCTTCGGATAATGTTGTTATAAAGGTAGGTAGAAATGCTTGTTTATATGCTTCATTATTGCCGTAAGTATTCTTGCCCATTGTTAGGTATGTTAACATTAATGCAGCCAGTCCGGCAGCGTAGTCTATCCAAAAAAAACAAACTGTAAAATTAGGACTGGAGGAATTGAATTCAAAAGGTAAGCTAGCGATGCCATTAAGTATTCTAATACCAAAAGAAATTCTCAGTGCCTTATAAAAGTATATTTTATTACTCTTTATATTCTGATAAAAGCTTGTTGAACTGATGAAAGTGTAACCTGCAATAATTATTGCTATTCCGGTTATCATTGCAGTAACATTAAATCCTTCGAAGAAGGCCATTTTAAAACTTGGGCATGCACAAATTATCGTTACAACCGTCCATATAACCAGATTACGTCCGACATTATGAAGCTTCATTGCCAAGCCTCCTTTTTACAATGCGTCTAACCATGAAAAATACAGGGATATTCAGTAAGCCGACCGACAGTAAAAGTTCTACAACGTTAAAGCCCTGTTCAAATATTAATATTGCGTAAATACTGGCTATTACCATGAAGAAGGCGTTTATAACGTTATTTGCCGCAATAATGCGTGAAATATGCTTATTATCCGAACGGTGCTGCATTATCGTATATAAAGGTACGATATAAATTCCTGAGAAAACCGAAAGCATAAGTAAGTCTATGATAATCAGCCATGCAGGAATGCCCGAACTTAAAAATTCCATTATGGATATCTCTGTGGATAAGTTGGTGTATAAGCCCGATGCATAGGCAAAAAGGAATATGGAAACTGTCATTCCCGCAGCACCCATGGGTACTAGTCTGCCGTTTATCTGTCCTTTTAGCAGTTTGTTGCATAAAACCGAACCTATGCCGACTCCGATTGAGAAAACGGCAAGGAACAATGTAACGACATGTTCATTTCCGCCGATAATATTTTTAGTATATATCGGGAATTGTGTAAGGAAAGTAACCCCGACGAACCAGAACCATGATATACCGATAATAGATAACCATACGGTACGTTCCTGACGGGCATAGCCTATTATTTTCCATGTCTGGGCTATGATATTCCAGCTTACTTTCAGATTCTTATCGCCTATCTTTGCTGTGGGGATATATCTGCTGGAAAACCAACCGATAACGGCAAATAAAATTACAAAAGCCGATAGTAAGCCGACACCGTATGTTGTGCGGATTATCAGTCCGCCAAATATTGTTCCCAGTAATATTGATAAGAATGTACCGCCTTCTATCAACCCGTTACCGCTTATTAGTTCATCTTCCTTTAAATGTTCGGGCAACAGGCTGTATTTTATAGGACCGAAGAAAGTTGACTGAACTCCCATAAAGAATAATATTACCATCAAGCCTTCTACGCTTTTTAGGTAGAAAAAAAACGCACAGCCTATCATAAGTATTATTTCGACTTGCTTTATTTTTTGGGTTAACAATGATTTTTCATATTTATCGGCAACCTGACCGGCGGTAGCTGAAAATAAAAAGAAAGGCAGTATGAAAAGACCGGCAGCCAAAGTAACTACAAAATTGGCATCTGCACCCGTTTGTTTTGCTATATCGTAAGTAAACCATATAAGGAATGCGTTTTTAAATGCATTATCATTAAACGCCCCCATAAACTGTGTAATAAACAGAGGGAGGAAGCGTTTTGTTTTTAGTAAGTGCAATGTGTCTTTCATTATTTAACCTGCCACCCTTCATCTGTTAGTATTAAAAACTTCTCCTTATAATTTTCGGACTTATCAACGCCTATTTTAAAATGCTGGAATTTTATCTCGTTATTAGAAATCCAGCCGTCAGATTCTTTGGTCGTAACCTGATTGTTATCGTCAAGATAATTTATAGTAGATATAGAGTAGACCATATCACCGAATTTTATCATGTTGTTTTGTTCGGGGGTTTTATATTCGTTTTCTATATTGCCGTTACTAATATTATATATTGCCAATTCTTTGGTAAAATCGGTAACTATCCTTTTTCGGTCAGGTGATAAAATCGGTTGTGTCATGCTCTTAATAGCTTGTTCCTCACCGTTTTTTATGTCGATAAGTAAATAAGATATGTTCATCGGCTCTTTCGCATAACCGTTAGTTACTTTAAATAAAGCAATATCAGATTCGCTTATATATTCGGTAAGTTCAATTGAACTTTCTCCCCTGACACTGCTTTTACAAAAACCGGTAAATTCTTTGTAGCCACCGTTTCTAAAACGCAATACATAATCAATTGTACGGTCGTTTACGGTATAAGTTATGAAGTTATGTTTTTTAAGCTCATCTAAATAAGCGATGCATGGTTCGTCACTTGCCACTGAAAACGTTGGTAAAAACATTATAATAATAAGAAGAATTGAGTAGATTTTTTTCATTAGACTATTTCCTTATAAATTTGCCGTGTTTTAAAAAATGCGATACCTGCTCATGGACTTCCTCATTACTTGGGAAGAACATGTGTGAGGCAGGAACTACTATATGATCCTTCATGCCGTCTAGTTTGGTACTTTCTATAGATACCTTACCGTCATCATCACCGTCAATAATATATGATGAAATAGGGTCTATTGTGCTGTTGCCCGCTACAACGCCAAGCTCATACGAGACTTTGCCCAATAATTTCAGGGTCTGATGATTATTTGTCGTAAGTTCCTGACCGGCAGGACCGTAAATTTTCTTGTATAAATATCGGTTCTTTACAAAATCGGCAACTTCACTACCGTTATTCGGCGATGCCAGTTGTACTACACGCCCAAGATTATTCGGTCGGTATTTATCGAGATAAGCCCTTAAAAGGATACCTCCCATTGAGTATCCTACAAAATGTACGGGCTTATCTTCAACTAGTGTTGACCTCATGTCGTAATTTAGTATTTCTACCAGTTGCTTCAAGTCATAGTCGGTTGACGGATAATCAATGTTGATAACGTCATAGCCTTCTTTTGCCAGATGTTCTTCAACAGGTTCCATGTGTGACTTGCTCCTTGCAATTCCGTGCAGCACTACGACATAGTCATTTTTTGTAGAAAAAACAGGCAGCTTTTTATCTCTCATTTTATTATCTATTCCCACAAAAACAGATGGCGAAAAACCAAGCCCTGTTTCAGGGTGTTTCAGGGTGCGTTTTAAGACGTAATCGAATAATAACGGGTTATATTTATATATCAGGTTCAGGTATTTACGCTCTTTCTGAGTTATCATCTTGTGTTTTACCAGACTGCGTGTGTGGATTACCGCATTAATGGAGGGTAGGGGATAGTCACTACCGTTTAAAAGGCGGTGATGCAGGTCGGTTCTTTTCAAAAGGGTAAGCAATGGTGTGGGTATGCGGTTTACCTGTGTTATGGCGGATATTTCACCAAATAGCAGACCTTCATATTTGGGGTTATCCATCATACGCATAAAAAGGTCAAAGCTTGTTCTTATCTGCCTCGGATTATCCAAGTCTTTATCTTTACCCAAACTTGCACAATGTGCCATCACCACCCGAACACCCATATCAAGCGGCTTCCTAAATAATAGAGGATTGCCTAAAGACTGCTCTTCATCGGCCTCTACTGCCTGTTCTTCGCCAACATGGGTAAGCAGGGTCATGTCGTATTTTTTCATAAGCTGATAATATTCCGTAATGTCCTCGTCTGAAGGGTTAATGCCGTGGGCATTAGGTAGCCATTTTACCAACTTAGCTCCTTTTTCTGCCCATTTTTCCAACTCTTGCAGGGCATCTTTTCTGTACGGGTGTACCGATATTATAGGAATGAATATATCGGGGTATTTTTCGGTCAATTCGAAGATATATTCATTAGAGGTGTAGAACTCGCTTTTTTTATAATTTATAGAGCCGTCCTTGTTGTAATGGTGGTCAAAAGCTAATATGTGGAACTTACCGTGATTATCTATGCTTCTTATCAGGCTTACAAGGCGTTCGATATATTCGTTACTGCCGTTTTTTATATTATCTATATCAGCTCCGCTTAAATAGACG is a genomic window containing:
- a CDS encoding histidine--tRNA ligase, translating into MSHKLQPVRGTKDILSDEFRVFSHVQKTARKVSSLYGFKEISTPIFEFTEVFAKTLGEESDVVGKEMYVFEDRGGESITLRPEFTAGIARAFISGGLTNQLPLKLFSTGPLFRYERPQKGRQRQFHQINFEMLGVADYTSDVEVISMAAHILEALGVSDKIKLEINSLGDKESREKYRDALVDYLNDYKNDLSDDSKIRLEKNPMRILDSKDDGDKKIVENAPSISEYYSNEAAEFFANVKSGLESLGVSYSVNSRLVRGLDYYCHTAFEFTTDALGSQNAVLAGGRYDGLISMMGGADTPAVGFAGGVERLVALFGKEIPDIRPVVLIPIGEKAEKQAALLAGVLRKEGIYIELGYSGNVKKRMKRANGMNAKAAVIFGDDEIAAKVAKVKDFDSGEEVDISVDKLVDKLKSV
- a CDS encoding aldehyde dehydrogenase family protein, with translation MNAKKTLKELGVKLDDFKGRDIEVYSPIDGSHLASIHADDHQTADEKIAKSVTAFEKWRDVPAPKRGEIIRCFGNELRENKENLAELVTMECGKILQEGLGEVQEMIDICDFAVGLSRRIGGLTLPSERPMHVMHENWLPLGPVGIISAFNFPVAVWAWNTAIAIICGDSVIWKPSEKTPLTALACQAVFQNALKKSGMEEHKDISQVVLGFANIGEQIVNDSRIPLISATGSSAMGKVVGQHAASRMGKSILELGGNNAVIVTPSADFDVALPSILFGAVGTAGQRCTSTRRVFVHNDIYNKFFEKLRVAYSGLPKKVGNPLKDGTLIGPLIDEEAFNNIQNSLNIVRNYKDAKIVGGKRILEKKFPNAYYVEPALVMIKEQEDIVKKETFAPILYVMPFDDLCGAIKMQNDVPQGLSSAIFTNDLREAEIFKQYSDCGIANVNIGTSGAEIGGAFGGEKETGGGRESGSDSWKAYMRRQTSTTYYGQEAPQLAQGIKFG
- a CDS encoding peptide chain release factor 1, yielding MEFKEKLENIIKQHQDLEQKIADPSAMNQQEFAKLSKEYSDRVHVVELAKEYIIAFKEQEDLKEMLEDPEMKDMAEEELYDIRKKLPKLEKQIKIALLPKDKADSKNAILEIRAGTGGEEAALFAGNLFRMYQRYSEKRGWQMEILSMSETGIGGVKEASANIIGKDVFARMKFESGVHRVQRVPETETSGRVHTSAATVAVLPEAEDVDVKIEEKDLRIDVFRASGPGGQSVNTTDSAVRITHIPTGIVVSQQDEKSQHKNRAKAMKVLMARIYDMERAKVDAARAADRKSQVGTGDRSERIRTYNYPQGRVSDHRINLTLYKIHEIVEGGELDEVIDALISEDQAERLATAV
- a CDS encoding MFS transporter — protein: MKDTLHLLKTKRFLPLFITQFMGAFNDNAFKNAFLIWFTYDIAKQTGADANFVVTLAAGLFILPFFLFSATAGQVADKYEKSLLTQKIKQVEIILMIGCAFFFYLKSVEGLMVILFFMGVQSTFFGPIKYSLLPEHLKEDELISGNGLIEGGTFLSILLGTIFGGLIIRTTYGVGLLSAFVILFAVIGWFSSRYIPTAKIGDKNLKVSWNIIAQTWKIIGYARQERTVWLSIIGISWFWFVGVTFLTQFPIYTKNIIGGNEHVVTLFLAVFSIGVGIGSVLCNKLLKGQINGRLVPMGAAGMTVSIFLFAYASGLYTNLSTEISIMEFLSSGIPAWLIIIDLLMLSVFSGIYIVPLYTIMQHRSDNKHISRIIAANNVINAFFMVIASIYAILIFEQGFNVVELLLSVGLLNIPVFFMVRRIVKRRLGNEAS
- a CDS encoding acyl-[ACP]--phospholipid O-acyltransferase; protein product: MRTIMRKLFKFFYNVEVKGLENFEKAGDRVLIVANHLSFIDAALIYLFMPQRPLFAVNRFIAQKWYFKPFLKLVKNFPLDPTNPMATKAMINEIRKDKKCMIFPEGRITVTGSLMKVYEGPGMIADKSNAKILPVRIDGAQYTPFSRLKGKVRIKLFPKITVTILEPRTFDIDAEIKGRKRRHAAGIKLYDLMSQMLFDSSDYKRTLFRSVIDQSHIHGRRHIIAEDALRKPINYGSLITRCFILGDKIAQNTKKGEYVGVMLPNMVTSIVTFFALQYIGRVPAMLNFSTGEKNLISACKTAKIKTIYTSKRFVTMGKLEGIVEAAKKQKIKVIYLEDIAGEVNIFDKLTGFCKGLFPSAFYKPEKNAYQKPAVVLFTSGSEGTPKGVVLSHENIQANRYQLASRVDFGPTDIVFNALPIFHSFGLTGGTLLPLLSGIRTFFYPSPLHYRIVPELIYDTNATIMFGTDTFLSGYARFANNYDFYSVRYVFAGAEKLKEETRRLWAEKYGVRIFEGYGATETSPALSTNTPMHNKPGTVGRLLPAIEYKLEDVPGIEEGGKLIVKGANIMKGYLLSKTPGKLIPPEDGYYDTGDIVSMDDEGYITIKGRAKRFAKIAGEMVSLTAVETYLSKLWAYNHHAVVSIPDAKKGEALVLVTDKTDAERADISAYAKKQGIGELSVPKTIKIVDKVPLLGTGKTDYVSVQKLAS